The nucleotide window gaagatggaagaggTAGCAAGTCTAGAGGAGTGAGAGGGTTAAAGCCATAGACAACCTCAAAaggtgagagtttggtggtgctatggaccactctattgtaggcaaactcaatgtggggaagatactcatcccaagatttatggttCCCCTTAAGCAcaaccctaagcaatgtggagATGGATCTATTGACTACGTctgtttgcccatcagtttgaaGGTGACaggaagtagaaaaagaaagtttagttccaagcctagaccacaaggtcctccaaaagtCCCTATCAaacacaattgttttgggtaagCCATGAAGacgaaccacttctctaaagaacaacttTGCAATGTAGCTTGCATCATCGACTTTGTGGCATGgaataaaatgtgccattttcgAAAACCGGTCCACAACCACAAAAATCGAATCAACACCtctagaagtccttggaagccctaggacaaagTCCATGCTaatatcctcccaaggggtggaagccacaggcaaaggagtatacatcccagcaggcattgcgctagacttagcatgcaaacatttcaaacaactagcgcaatGTTTTTGAATATCACGTTTCAtgtggggccaaaagaatttttctATAAGCATGGCCAACGTTTTGGCGACCCCAAAATGGcccataagtcccccctcatgcatCTCAATGATTAAAAGTTTACAATGAGAACCACATGGAACACATAGGCGagcttctttgaaaagatatccatttgAGACATAGaagccgccttgggacttatttaaacaattagaataaataggggcaaagaagggatcttgactatacaattcacatatattgtcaaatccaagaatttgagaTCCAAGTTTGGCTAAAAGAGTATATCTTCTAGAAAGTGCATCAGCCACAACATTGGATTTCCCTTTCTTGTATTTGATGATATAAGGGAATTTTTCTAGAAATTAAACCCACTTTGCATTCCTCTTGTTGAGCTTGTGCTGGcttttcaaatacttgagagtttcatgatcagTGTGAATTATAAACTCTTTAGACACAAGATAGTATTCCCCagtatgaagagctcgcacaagagcaTACTACTCTTTGTCATATGTGGGGTAATTACGAGAAGGGCCAttgagtttttcactgaaataagcaattggatGACCTTCTTGTAATAAAACCGCACCTACTCCAACCCtagaagcatcacattctagcttaaaagttttctcaaagtttggaagagcTAGAACTGGTGCTTGGGTGAGTTTAGCCTTAATATCCTCAAAGGCTTGTTGTTGCTTATCACCCCACACAAAAGGTGtgtctttcttgacaagttcattgaggggtgaggCAATTGTGGAAAAGTGGGGTACAAACCGTCTATAGAAGCTAGCTAGCCCATGAAAGCTACGGATGTCCCCTACATTCTTTAgcacaggccattcttggatggctttGATTTTGTCGGGGTCAACATGTAAACCCAAGaaagatgacactctctacaTAGAAAGTGCACTTGTCTATGTTGGCATAGAGTTGATGGTCTCGAAAGAGAGACAAGACTACCCTAAGGTGTCCTAGATGAACTTTGAAGCTGtggctataaattaaaatgtcatcaaaataaacaaccacAAACTTCCCCAAACAATCCCGtaagacatgattcattagtcgcatgaatgtgctaggagcattggttaggccaaaaggcatgactaaccattcatatagaccaaatttagttttgaaagcggttttccactcatcagcTTTGGCAAttcgaatttggtgataaccacttttaaggtctatttttgaaaacattttggccccatgcaattcatccaacatatcatctagtctaGGGATGGGGTGCCTATACTTTATGGTAATGTTGTTGATGGCCCTACAATCTCAACACATGCGCCATTTGCCATCTTTtttgggcaccaacaacacgGGAACAACATAAGGACTAAGACTCTTTTGGACCCATCCTTTGTCTAACAACTCGATCACTTGAGTCTCTATCTCTTTAGTCTCAattggatttgtcctataggctggtctattaGGTAGACTGGCCCCTgggataaaatcaattttgcgCTCTATTCCTCTAAAATGTGGGAGGCTTGGGGGACCATCCTTAGGGAAAAGATTCGCAAATTCATGGAGAAGAGCACAAACAGAAGGAGGTAGGTCCTTAAGTGAAGGATGTTGGAGACATGTAAGGACAGCATGACACAACAAAAGGTAGGAAGGGTGTTCAACATGAAGAGTTtgtaaaagagttttatgagtgAGAAACACTTCATGATGAACATCCTTAGAAGGAGAGACTTCCTCTATCTTTGTCTTAGAAGCCTTGGATAATTTAGTAGAGTTAGTGGAACTCTCTTCCTCCCTCTTAGCTTTCATTTGAGCTTGGTCACTAGCAACTTGAGTAGGAGTGAGGGGATGTAACACAAAAGTTTTggaatgatgttggagggtgatctcattggtaTGGCCATGGTGGGTGGTTTTGCGGTTAAATTGCCACGGCCTACctaagagaatatggcaagcttccattggaattacatcacataaaactttgtCTTTGTACTTTCCAATAGAGAACTTAACCAACACTTGATGCTTGACTTcgagatccccatcttcattaagccaatgaagtttgtaagttttgggatggggtaacaaagtcaagttcaacttctcaaccattcttgtgctacaacagttgcaacaagacccactatcaatgatcaaagaacaagtaTTGTTCAAAACGTCACAGTGagtgtgaaaaatgttttctctttaatcattgagaggaagggttggttggttattgagaagcctcctaTTCATTAAGAGAGACCCTTCTTGAGGGTAGGAATGATGTTTATCTTTGGAGGACTTGTCAGTGGGGAGTCACTATAAGAGGAAGATTCCTTAGAAGACTCCTCTTGACTACTGTAGAGGTCTTGGCCCTTTAGCACAAT belongs to Vigna unguiculata cultivar IT97K-499-35 unplaced genomic scaffold, ASM411807v1 contig_207, whole genome shotgun sequence and includes:
- the LOC114171341 gene encoding uncharacterized protein LOC114171341, whose amino-acid sequence is MEACHILLGRPWQFNRKTTHHGHTNEITLQHHSKTFVLHPLTPTQVASDQAQMKAKREEESSTNSTKLSKASKTKIEEVSPSKDVHHEVFLTHKTLLQTLHVEHPSYLLLCHAVLTCLQHPSLKDLPPSVCALLHEFANLFPKDGPPSLPHFRGIERKIDFIPGASLPNRPAYRTNPIETKEIETQVIELLDKGWVQKSLSPYVVPVLLVPKKDGKWRMC